A part of Miscanthus floridulus cultivar M001 chromosome 6, ASM1932011v1, whole genome shotgun sequence genomic DNA contains:
- the LOC136459229 gene encoding basic leucine zipper 23-like produces MDDGVDLPSHHLLLPHPEISHGFDDFLKSTAACTHTHTCNPPGPSAAMHIHTCLHTHRQVIASSEELRTPRKPLGNREAVRKYREKKKAHAAFLEEEVKKLRATNQQLLRRLQRHAALEAEVARLRGLLFDVQGKIDAEIGAFPFQKHRSFGSVICTDPTLCFINDDDAEVAAREESSGPTIFDFEVDESGSISRELDIPEVINSMDAAASLVNSASLAE; encoded by the coding sequence ATGGACGACGGAGTAGACCTTCcaagccaccaccttctgttacCACACCCTGAGATCTCTCATGGATTCGACGATTTCCTCAAGAGTACAGCTGCATGTACTCATACACACACCTGCAATCCGCCGGGTCCATCGGCCGCTATGCATATCCACACATGCCTCCACACGCACAGGCAGGTCATAGCCTCTAGCGAAGAGCTGAGGACGCCTCGAAAACCTCTCGGAAACAGAGAGGCTGTGCGTAAGTACCGGGAGAAGAAGAAAGCACACGCGGCCTTCCTAGAGGAGGAGGTCAAGAAGCTGCGCGCCACCAACCAGCAGCTGCTGAGGAGACTGCAGAGGCATGCAGCACTTGAGGCTGAGGTGGCGAGGTTAAGAGGCCTCTTGTTTGATGTGCAAGGCAAGATCGATGCAGAGATCGGTGCCTTCCCGTTCCAAAAGCATCGGAGCTTTGGTTCTGTTATCTGCACAGACCCTACTCTTTGCTTTATTAATGATGATGATGCAGAGGTTGCAGCCCGGGAAGAGAGCTCCGGGCCAACAATTTTTGATTTTGAGGTCGATGAAAGTGGCAGTATCTCACGTGAACTCGATATTCCTGAAGTGATTAATTCCATGGATGCTGCTGCAAGCTTGGTGAACTCAGCCTCTTTGGCTGAATGA